From Streptomyces sp. TLI_053, a single genomic window includes:
- a CDS encoding CDP-alcohol phosphatidyltransferase family protein encodes MRILTVPNVLSMLRLAGVPVFLWLALLPLLGRDNQDLWAVLVLALSGITDYLDGYLARRLDQVSDLGRILDPAADRLYTAATLVALTLRDLIPVWLVIALVARDAVMAAGVVLVRRKGFEPLQVSFVGKSATFCLMIGFPLVLLGSTVFPGAWVSHAVGWGAVLWGSSLYFVALLFYFRQIAGLVPAPGQVAGGRSAPRP; translated from the coding sequence GTGCGGATCCTGACGGTTCCCAATGTGCTGAGCATGCTGCGACTCGCGGGTGTTCCGGTCTTCCTCTGGCTCGCCCTGCTCCCCTTGCTGGGGCGCGACAACCAGGACCTGTGGGCCGTTCTGGTCCTTGCTCTCAGCGGGATCACCGACTACCTGGACGGCTACCTCGCGCGAAGGCTCGACCAGGTGAGCGATCTCGGCCGGATCCTGGACCCGGCCGCGGACCGTCTCTACACTGCGGCGACGCTGGTGGCACTGACTCTGCGCGATCTCATTCCCGTCTGGCTCGTCATTGCGCTCGTCGCCCGTGATGCGGTCATGGCGGCTGGGGTCGTGCTGGTGCGACGGAAGGGATTCGAGCCGCTGCAGGTGAGCTTCGTCGGAAAATCGGCCACCTTCTGCCTGATGATCGGATTCCCGTTGGTCCTGCTCGGATCCACGGTTTTCCCGGGCGCCTGGGTGTCCCACGCCGTCGGCTGGGGAGCCGTGCTCTGGGGCTCGAGCCTGTACTTCGTCGCACTTCTCTTCTATTTCCGGCAGATCGCCGGGCTGGTACCCGCCCCCGGTCAGGTGGCAGGGGGACGATCGGCACCTCGGCCGTGA
- a CDS encoding MFS transporter yields the protein MTGTETTTAAPAAAPRTYPSLRAAWIPMAALCLAFFVEMVDNTLLSIALPTIGRDLGSGTTALQWVTGAYSLTFGGLLLTAGSMADRLGRRRVLLVGLAVFGLLSLCVALVTGAGQLIALRAGLGIAAAAMAPITNSLVFRLFDDAALRMRAMTVMIVVGMSGFVLGPLLGGTALAHVKWQWLLLVNAPIALIAAIGVRLGVPADRPEDLTRDRLDLPGAVLSVATIGLACYSLTSGVDHGWTSAPTIGSILGALAAGLAFVRHERRTAAPMLDLKLFTNGTVRGAAIAQIGTAIAMAAVMFGLILHFQYAYGWSPVKAGLANLPIIVTMLAATPLSEWLAKRCGHRIACLVGAACLAGSLAGLAWGVSHGYAAIAVCMVVMTVGLRTVMTICAIALVEKMPENRTSIGTALNDTAQEVGSSFGTAVVGTLIAALVTTQLPAGAWDSALVHSFFHGERITYAVLAVIVGLVTAFGALTLTDSHSTEEHPA from the coding sequence ATGACCGGCACCGAAACCACCACCGCCGCCCCAGCCGCGGCGCCGCGCACCTATCCGTCGCTGCGCGCGGCGTGGATCCCGATGGCCGCGCTCTGCCTGGCCTTCTTCGTCGAGATGGTCGACAACACGCTGCTGTCCATCGCCCTGCCCACCATCGGCCGCGACCTGGGCAGCGGCACCACCGCGCTGCAGTGGGTCACCGGCGCGTACTCGCTGACCTTCGGCGGCCTGCTGCTGACCGCCGGATCGATGGCCGACCGTCTCGGCCGCCGCCGCGTCCTGCTGGTCGGCCTCGCCGTGTTCGGCCTGCTCAGCCTGTGCGTCGCCCTCGTCACCGGCGCCGGGCAGCTGATCGCCCTGCGCGCCGGCCTCGGCATCGCCGCCGCCGCCATGGCCCCGATCACCAACTCCCTGGTCTTCCGGCTCTTCGACGACGCGGCACTGCGGATGCGGGCGATGACCGTCATGATCGTCGTCGGCATGTCCGGCTTCGTCCTCGGCCCGCTGCTCGGCGGCACCGCCCTGGCCCACGTCAAGTGGCAGTGGCTGCTGCTCGTCAACGCCCCGATCGCACTGATCGCCGCCATCGGCGTGCGCCTGGGCGTCCCCGCCGACCGGCCCGAGGACCTCACCCGCGACCGGCTCGACCTGCCCGGCGCCGTGCTGAGCGTCGCCACCATCGGCCTCGCCTGCTACTCGCTCACCAGCGGCGTCGACCACGGCTGGACCTCCGCCCCCACCATCGGCTCGATCCTCGGCGCCCTCGCCGCCGGCCTCGCCTTCGTCCGGCACGAGCGCCGCACCGCCGCCCCCATGCTCGACCTGAAACTGTTCACCAACGGCACCGTCCGCGGCGCCGCCATCGCCCAGATCGGCACCGCCATCGCCATGGCCGCCGTCATGTTCGGCCTGATCCTGCACTTCCAGTACGCCTACGGCTGGAGCCCCGTCAAAGCCGGCCTGGCCAACCTGCCGATCATCGTCACCATGCTCGCCGCCACCCCGCTGTCCGAGTGGCTCGCCAAGCGCTGCGGCCACCGCATCGCCTGCCTGGTCGGCGCCGCCTGCCTGGCCGGCTCCCTGGCCGGCCTCGCCTGGGGCGTCTCGCACGGCTACGCCGCCATCGCGGTGTGCATGGTCGTGATGACCGTCGGCCTGCGCACCGTGATGACCATCTGCGCCATCGCCCTGGTCGAGAAGATGCCGGAGAACCGCACCTCGATCGGCACCGCCCTCAACGACACCGCGCAGGAGGTCGGCAGCAGCTTCGGCACCGCCGTCGTCGGCACCCTGATCGCCGCCCTGGTCACCACCCAGCTCCCCGCCGGCGCATGGGACAGCGCCCTCGTCCACTCCTTCTTCCACGGCGAGCGGATCACCTACGCCGTGCTGGCGGTCATCGTCGGCCTGGTCACCGCATTCGGCGCACTCACCCTCACCGACTCCCACAGCACCGAGGAGCACCCCGCCTGA